The following proteins are co-located in the Dyadobacter chenwenxiniae genome:
- a CDS encoding CPBP family intramembrane glutamic endopeptidase, protein MRTNIIAFLLFTFIWSWLNWGIALYYLKTDSVEDGMTYFISFFFIGAYGPTLAAIITTAFFEGSSALRALLKRLFIWRASPKVYLAVFALPIIFMFSGIYLYHLFVGSIGNVSLSKVALIPSIIGYSLFAGPMGEELGWRGYLLPKLLESHSSTKSSIVIGFIWVTWHIPLFFGPTGALISYGDITFLNVSVYLLATICLSYLFTYLSSIANGSVLIAILTHLSVNAGLPIFFFPNLTVPEKALIVFKLTIIPLVLFTAYVGTKNTIRRSAEK, encoded by the coding sequence ATGAGAACCAACATTATTGCATTTCTGCTCTTTACCTTCATCTGGAGTTGGCTCAATTGGGGGATCGCGCTGTATTATCTGAAAACTGACTCAGTTGAAGATGGCATGACTTACTTTATAAGTTTCTTTTTTATTGGTGCATATGGACCAACCCTCGCAGCAATTATCACAACTGCTTTTTTTGAAGGATCTAGTGCCTTACGGGCCTTATTAAAAAGGCTTTTTATCTGGCGCGCATCGCCTAAGGTGTATCTGGCAGTTTTTGCCTTGCCAATTATATTTATGTTTTCGGGAATCTATCTCTACCATTTGTTTGTCGGGTCCATTGGAAATGTTAGCCTAAGCAAAGTGGCATTGATCCCATCTATCATAGGTTATAGCCTGTTTGCTGGACCTATGGGCGAAGAACTCGGATGGAGAGGCTATTTGCTTCCCAAACTGTTGGAAAGTCATTCTTCAACGAAATCCAGTATAGTGATTGGTTTCATTTGGGTTACCTGGCATATACCTCTTTTTTTCGGGCCCACCGGGGCTTTAATCTCATATGGAGACATCACCTTTTTGAATGTGTCGGTTTACCTGCTTGCTACGATCTGCTTATCTTATTTATTTACTTACCTATCGTCTATAGCGAATGGCAGTGTCCTTATCGCAATTCTAACCCATCTTTCCGTCAACGCTGGTTTGCCAATCTTTTTCTTTCCCAACCTGACTGTGCCAGAAAAAGCTCTAATTGTATTTAAACTGACTATAATTCCACTTGTGCTTTTCACAGCCTATGTCGGAACCAAGAACACAATTAGAAGAAGTGCTGAAAAATAA
- a CDS encoding helix-turn-helix domain-containing protein: MKRYILHTPFSIYHFEAVTWVHSVHKHTYFEIIFILKGKGVHRINGNAFAYAEGDVFLLGPEDFHYFEILELTEFSFVRFNESIHKQLRGDKDHPWQPIIKALLNTSSQSRGSIVTDTNEKQKLHHLLAVLEAESANDESQYYELIRDSLMRSMLIILARNLFSQAHGRPVLKDSIEAMLIYIKQHIYRPADLTIEHLAETFHYAPAYVSLYFKKHAGESLKQYIIKYRIKLIEARLLYSQLTLSEIADEFGYTDESHLCKQFKKYTGTTPISFRMRV; this comes from the coding sequence ATGAAAAGATACATCCTTCATACACCATTCAGTATCTACCATTTCGAAGCCGTTACCTGGGTTCACTCGGTTCATAAACACACCTATTTCGAAATTATTTTCATATTAAAAGGAAAGGGCGTTCATCGCATTAATGGTAATGCTTTTGCGTATGCTGAGGGAGACGTTTTTCTTTTAGGCCCTGAGGATTTTCATTATTTTGAGATTCTCGAGCTGACTGAATTCAGCTTTGTCCGCTTCAACGAATCGATCCATAAACAGTTGCGGGGCGATAAGGATCATCCATGGCAACCCATCATAAAAGCATTGCTGAACACTTCTTCGCAAAGCCGGGGGTCCATAGTCACAGATACAAACGAGAAGCAAAAACTGCACCATTTACTCGCTGTCCTGGAAGCGGAATCTGCCAATGACGAGTCTCAGTATTATGAATTGATACGTGACAGTCTCATGAGAAGTATGTTGATCATTCTTGCCCGGAACCTGTTCAGTCAGGCGCACGGCAGGCCTGTCCTGAAAGATTCGATAGAAGCGATGCTGATTTATATCAAACAGCATATTTACCGGCCGGCAGACCTGACGATTGAGCATTTGGCCGAGACCTTTCATTATGCGCCTGCATACGTCAGCCTTTATTTCAAGAAACACGCCGGAGAATCATTGAAACAGTATATCATTAAATATCGAATAAAACTGATCGAAGCGCGGCTGCTTTACAGTCAGCTAACCCTCAGTGAAATTGCCGATGAGTTTGGCTACACAGACGAAAGCCATCTTTGTAAACAGTTCAAGAAATATACGGGTACCACGCCGATTTCCTTCCGGATGAGGGTTTAG
- a CDS encoding serine hydrolase domain-containing protein yields the protein MRKYRFLLIISVLCFECNYAVSQTNNPDLNEVKDSIVARYNRNDFKGIYQLADTAFSNHITENQLSGFLRGNLNSGNILSARFQTVADGKSSYLLKCETRDIKMTLAVADKKFTTFGFSNVPIELLKEAPNVKNNNPLKTPTDKLVDSLARSYFKNSNSSGLSIGIVAQGAVQTYHYGSSNKNTEQLPSSHTLYEIGSVTKTFTATLLAQAVIDGKVTLNDDIRKYLSGDYPNLSFQGAPITLLHLANHTSRLPGLPDDLEKQPNFNPVIPEAHYDSAMYFAALHRVKLDTVPGYKYNYSNWGISLLGHIMEGVYAKPYEDLLKEYVTKPFGMKDTYYDLTQAQKKRMAYPYTDNGRQGPSHALGIFGPAGGLHSTLGDMLKYLHHQISETNPAVKLTHQQTAGNVGLGWGVRKKGDKLDFQHNGSTIGFVSHISVFPQARSGLVILANSKADVGPLIYGLQKVINN from the coding sequence ATGAGAAAATATCGATTTCTGCTTATCATCTCTGTCCTGTGTTTCGAATGCAATTACGCTGTATCTCAGACAAACAATCCAGACCTTAACGAAGTTAAGGACTCCATCGTCGCCAGGTACAACCGGAATGATTTTAAGGGAATATATCAACTGGCAGACACCGCATTTTCAAATCACATTACCGAGAACCAGCTATCAGGCTTTTTAAGAGGTAACCTTAATTCGGGTAATATCTTAAGCGCCCGATTTCAGACAGTAGCAGACGGAAAATCTTCTTACTTGTTAAAGTGTGAAACGAGAGACATTAAAATGACCCTCGCAGTTGCTGACAAAAAATTCACAACTTTTGGTTTTTCAAATGTTCCCATTGAGCTTTTGAAAGAAGCCCCAAATGTCAAAAATAATAACCCTTTAAAAACTCCGACAGATAAATTGGTTGACAGCCTTGCAAGGTCATATTTCAAAAATTCGAATAGCTCAGGACTTTCAATAGGAATTGTTGCTCAGGGAGCCGTTCAGACCTATCATTACGGCTCGTCAAACAAGAATACAGAACAACTCCCCTCGTCGCACACACTATATGAAATTGGCTCAGTTACGAAAACTTTCACAGCCACCTTGCTTGCTCAGGCAGTTATTGATGGAAAAGTTACCTTGAATGATGACATCAGGAAATATCTTTCAGGTGATTACCCAAACCTAAGCTTTCAGGGAGCACCGATTACTTTACTTCATCTGGCGAATCACACATCCCGTCTTCCCGGGCTTCCCGATGATTTAGAGAAACAACCAAATTTCAATCCGGTTATTCCTGAGGCACATTATGATTCAGCTATGTATTTTGCTGCGTTGCACAGGGTAAAACTGGATACAGTTCCCGGATATAAATACAACTATTCAAACTGGGGCATATCCCTGCTGGGACACATTATGGAAGGAGTTTATGCCAAACCTTATGAAGATTTACTAAAGGAATACGTCACAAAGCCTTTCGGAATGAAAGATACCTATTACGATCTGACGCAAGCACAGAAAAAGCGGATGGCTTACCCCTACACTGATAATGGAAGGCAGGGCCCATCTCATGCGCTAGGAATCTTCGGGCCGGCGGGGGGGCTACATTCCACGCTGGGTGACATGCTAAAATATCTTCATCATCAGATTAGTGAAACCAATCCAGCTGTAAAATTAACACACCAGCAGACGGCGGGAAATGTAGGTTTGGGTTGGGGTGTTAGAAAAAAAGGGGATAAGCTCGATTTTCAACACAATGGGAGTACAATTGGGTTTGTATCTCACATTTCAGTATTTCCGCAAGCTAGAAGCGGTCTGGTAATTTTGGCTAATAGTAAGGCTGATGTTGGACCACTAATCTATGGACTACAAAAAGTTATAAACAATTAG
- a CDS encoding 3-keto-disaccharide hydrolase produces the protein MKRTFTQLTGIAFICILFSMQKPDEWTPLLDKDLSLWENYLSYAHKPGYNGKVPTDKSGTPLAPVGYNRDDAKVFTVVNQPGGPVLRVSGEIYGCLFTKKSYKNYHMKLQVKWGDKKYDPRQDKLRDSGILYHSNGEAGAEYWRSWMLSQEFQIMEGHMGDFWCQANSAIDIRSFQSEGVMNRVADHKQPFAAFKSGADYYCMRAANYESPAGEWTSLELICYEGKSLHIVNGQLAMVLSNSRYITPEGKEVPMISGKIQLQSEAAEVFFRNILIKEINAMPEEYAGLF, from the coding sequence ATGAAACGTACATTTACCCAATTAACCGGAATAGCATTCATATGTATACTTTTTTCCATGCAAAAGCCTGACGAATGGACGCCTCTGCTGGATAAAGACCTTAGCTTGTGGGAAAATTATTTGAGCTATGCACACAAACCAGGATACAATGGAAAAGTACCAACTGACAAATCCGGAACCCCATTAGCTCCGGTTGGGTATAATCGGGATGATGCCAAAGTGTTCACGGTGGTAAATCAGCCCGGGGGACCTGTGTTACGCGTCAGTGGCGAAATATACGGTTGCCTGTTTACAAAGAAATCGTACAAAAACTACCATATGAAGCTTCAAGTCAAATGGGGCGACAAGAAATATGATCCCAGACAGGACAAGCTGCGGGACTCGGGCATTTTGTATCACTCCAATGGGGAAGCCGGTGCGGAATACTGGCGTTCCTGGATGCTGTCTCAGGAATTCCAGATTATGGAAGGGCATATGGGCGACTTTTGGTGCCAGGCAAACTCGGCGATTGACATACGCTCGTTCCAGTCTGAGGGGGTTATGAACCGGGTTGCAGACCATAAACAACCATTCGCTGCTTTCAAAAGCGGGGCAGATTACTATTGCATGCGCGCTGCGAATTACGAAAGCCCTGCTGGCGAATGGACCAGTCTCGAACTGATTTGTTATGAAGGGAAGAGTCTTCATATCGTCAACGGCCAGTTGGCAATGGTGCTTAGCAATTCCCGTTACATTACGCCGGAAGGGAAGGAAGTGCCCATGATCAGTGGTAAAATACAGTTACAAAGTGAAGCAGCCGAAGTATTTTTCCGTAATATCCTTATCAAAGAAATTAACGCAATGCCAGAAGAATACGCTGGCCTGTTTTAG
- a CDS encoding T9SS type A sorting domain-containing protein encodes MHRFFLSVLAKALLFVCFVSPEVFSQIKITSPVYQAVYQRNNDGEREISVSGTFSVPVDKIEIRAVPVLEGQGKEVPWRDLQIKPQGGIFLGTVPLLGGWYSLEVRGVLDGSVVGRDVLTRMGVGEVFIIAGQSNAQGLKGKSGAPGATDDRVLYIDNYENDELGQYPDLLTDPVPPSFSKITDNLKTMSPRGQTAWCWGILGDQLVDKLKVPVVFINVAWEGTAVKNWAESAAGVKTTSLYGHVYAKEMPYANLRIAARNYAHQYGVRAVLWMQGETDAVFKTDPASYRRDLQFLMNRLGADTGKRITWVLARTSRASPQRGIPSSVNNDIIAAQNAVLNTDFNPTYPGPETDPLVPNRIDGTHFEGTGDLTILANAWSAILDANFFSTVTPANPVQLPPVSVSCVTENNAVTITLPTGFQSYEWSNGERGNTIQVSGAGMYRATVRDAAGNSVLTPAVVLESGPKPDRPSILQEGTQQACADSSFQFAVSNATDLYTWYREGSTTPFATGTVARVAESGDYFVKGQNVYGCVSENSARSSLIIRPDISLPVIEPSGPFSITARIDDVVDPVQFLWNRPGIEGDTAAQMVRILKTGLYSARAKLTYSIGNNSLACYSGTASQEVTTVEESDVVIYPNPAEGNAVYIESRDNIANAEITLFDIYGKVVRSFSPKSLENRVQFNVGYLPTGKYIMRVTGEGKGITKQIFFR; translated from the coding sequence ATGCATAGATTTTTTCTTTCTGTTCTGGCGAAAGCACTGCTGTTCGTATGCTTTGTTTCGCCGGAAGTTTTTTCTCAAATTAAAATTACATCCCCCGTTTACCAGGCTGTCTATCAAAGAAATAATGACGGTGAGCGCGAAATTTCTGTTTCCGGTACATTTTCAGTTCCGGTTGATAAAATTGAAATTCGGGCAGTTCCGGTATTGGAAGGGCAAGGCAAGGAAGTTCCATGGCGAGACTTGCAGATTAAACCCCAGGGCGGCATTTTTCTGGGAACCGTTCCGCTCCTGGGCGGCTGGTATTCGCTGGAAGTGCGGGGTGTACTCGATGGCAGCGTTGTGGGCAGGGACGTTCTCACCCGTATGGGGGTTGGGGAGGTTTTTATCATTGCAGGACAATCGAACGCGCAGGGCCTCAAAGGCAAATCTGGGGCACCGGGGGCCACTGACGACCGTGTGCTTTATATTGATAATTATGAAAATGACGAATTGGGCCAATATCCCGACCTGCTTACAGATCCTGTTCCACCATCTTTTTCAAAAATTACCGATAACCTGAAAACCATGTCACCCCGCGGGCAAACTGCCTGGTGCTGGGGTATTCTGGGCGACCAACTGGTTGACAAGCTGAAAGTGCCGGTTGTATTTATCAATGTTGCATGGGAAGGAACAGCCGTCAAAAACTGGGCTGAAAGTGCTGCGGGCGTTAAAACAACAAGCTTGTACGGACATGTCTATGCAAAGGAAATGCCCTATGCGAATCTGAGGATCGCTGCGCGTAACTACGCCCATCAGTATGGGGTCAGGGCAGTGCTTTGGATGCAGGGAGAAACAGACGCTGTCTTTAAAACAGATCCTGCGAGTTACAGACGTGATCTCCAGTTCCTCATGAACCGCCTCGGGGCGGACACTGGAAAAAGAATAACGTGGGTCCTGGCCAGAACATCGCGTGCCTCGCCGCAGCGAGGCATTCCCTCGTCTGTTAACAATGATATTATTGCTGCGCAAAACGCTGTTTTAAATACAGATTTCAATCCTACATATCCCGGACCAGAAACCGATCCGCTCGTCCCGAACAGAATCGACGGCACACATTTCGAGGGAACCGGGGATCTAACAATCCTCGCGAATGCCTGGAGTGCCATTTTGGATGCCAATTTCTTTTCAACCGTCACGCCTGCCAATCCGGTACAGCTCCCGCCAGTCAGTGTAAGCTGCGTTACAGAAAATAATGCGGTCACCATTACGCTGCCAACAGGCTTTCAGTCTTATGAATGGAGTAACGGCGAGCGGGGTAACACCATTCAGGTTTCCGGTGCAGGAATGTATCGCGCTACTGTAAGAGATGCGGCTGGAAACTCTGTGCTCACACCGGCGGTGGTCTTGGAAAGTGGGCCTAAGCCCGATCGTCCCAGTATTTTGCAAGAAGGAACCCAGCAAGCCTGCGCCGATTCGTCGTTTCAGTTCGCCGTTTCCAACGCTACCGACCTTTACACCTGGTATCGCGAAGGCTCCACAACACCCTTTGCCACAGGCACGGTTGCACGCGTTGCTGAGAGCGGCGATTATTTTGTAAAAGGACAAAATGTTTACGGATGTGTTTCGGAAAATTCTGCGAGATCTTCCCTGATCATCCGTCCGGACATTTCGTTGCCGGTAATCGAGCCATCCGGCCCGTTTTCCATTACTGCCCGTATTGATGACGTTGTTGATCCTGTGCAATTTCTATGGAACAGGCCGGGCATAGAAGGCGATACCGCTGCTCAGATGGTCAGAATCCTGAAAACAGGGCTTTATTCCGCCAGGGCGAAATTGACATACAGCATAGGAAACAATTCACTTGCATGTTATTCGGGCACGGCATCGCAGGAGGTCACAACCGTCGAAGAAAGTGATGTGGTGATTTATCCTAATCCGGCAGAGGGCAACGCTGTTTATATTGAATCGAGGGATAATATCGCCAATGCAGAGATTACGCTGTTCGATATTTATGGCAAAGTTGTAAGATCTTTTTCTCCCAAATCGCTCGAAAACCGGGTGCAATTCAATGTGGGTTATCTTCCCACTGGTAAGTACATTATGCGTGTAACGGGTGAAGGCAAGGGTATAACCAAGCAGATCTTTTTTAGATAA
- a CDS encoding Dabb family protein, with protein MKQQSRRNFVKSSLSASLAIGVPTGLIANNTFLHHVFFYLKNPENAGDKEKLLEGLNKLAKCPTIKMVHIGTPADTNRDVIERNYAYSWLCFFDSPADEEAYQKHPIHDDFRNNYAHLWNKVVIYDSVGPKR; from the coding sequence ATGAAGCAGCAATCAAGAAGAAATTTTGTCAAAAGCAGCCTTTCAGCCAGCCTGGCGATAGGCGTGCCGACCGGTTTAATTGCCAATAACACCTTTTTACACCACGTTTTCTTTTACTTAAAAAATCCGGAAAATGCAGGCGATAAGGAGAAATTACTGGAAGGGTTAAACAAGCTTGCCAAGTGCCCGACCATTAAAATGGTACACATCGGAACGCCGGCAGACACCAATCGCGACGTTATTGAACGTAATTATGCGTATTCATGGTTATGCTTTTTCGACAGCCCGGCAGATGAAGAGGCCTATCAAAAACACCCCATCCACGACGATTTTAGAAATAACTACGCCCATTTATGGAATAAGGTCGTTATTTATGATTCGGTTGGGCCAAAGCGATAA
- a CDS encoding lysophospholipid acyltransferase family protein translates to MKNKSTQQSLTGISKPLFLIAAALSSLIYLLTSQVMKYRYKVIKKNLFVSFGSESEKKVVNTIKNYYQHLGDLVIEPFLYYLVGPRSRKKLATYTNPELLEGFYKKNKHVVLLASHYGNWEYLINLPKVVNFQVYTAYTPISNERINAWILKMRSSLGVKLIPKRNFYRGALSALKQHENPSLVVVIADQRPAMDSKHFVNFFGQKTRVQIGAEKLAVASDSAVVYLECTKKARFHYDYTFHVISEKPSEAPPMDITDAYYNRLESNIAKDPAHWLWSHDRWKGTPGV, encoded by the coding sequence ATGAAAAATAAATCTACACAACAATCCTTGACAGGGATAAGTAAACCGCTGTTTCTGATAGCCGCAGCATTATCGTCACTCATTTACCTGCTTACATCTCAGGTTATGAAATACCGCTACAAGGTTATCAAAAAGAACTTGTTCGTTTCGTTCGGATCAGAGAGTGAGAAGAAAGTTGTTAATACCATTAAGAATTACTATCAGCATCTGGGCGACCTTGTTATCGAGCCGTTCCTGTATTATTTGGTTGGTCCCAGGAGCCGGAAAAAGCTGGCGACTTACACAAACCCCGAATTACTGGAAGGCTTTTATAAGAAAAATAAGCACGTCGTGCTGCTGGCATCGCATTACGGCAATTGGGAATACCTGATTAACCTTCCTAAGGTTGTTAATTTTCAGGTATATACGGCCTATACGCCGATATCCAATGAGCGTATCAATGCGTGGATACTGAAAATGCGCTCTTCATTGGGTGTGAAACTGATCCCGAAAAGGAATTTTTACCGGGGGGCATTGTCTGCATTGAAACAACACGAAAATCCTTCACTGGTAGTGGTTATAGCAGACCAGCGCCCTGCTATGGATTCCAAGCATTTTGTTAATTTTTTCGGACAAAAAACAAGGGTGCAAATTGGTGCTGAAAAATTGGCGGTCGCATCGGATTCAGCCGTTGTATATCTTGAATGCACCAAAAAAGCCCGCTTTCATTACGATTACACCTTTCACGTTATTTCTGAAAAACCGTCGGAAGCGCCGCCTATGGACATTACCGACGCATATTATAACCGACTGGAAAGTAACATTGCAAAAGATCCTGCGCATTGGCTCTGGTCACATGACCGCTGGAAAGGAACGCCGGGAGTTTAG
- a CDS encoding PepSY-associated TM helix domain-containing protein, producing the protein MSSVKKIQTWFQIHKWTSLICTAFLLMLCLTGLPLIFHEEIEELEGKPHLAKQVALGTPKAKLDNLAENALTKYPEKVIRYIYWDEHEPNTTYFSLSDSIDAPPDNYTTVIMDDHTAEVLETPNFQEGFMYIMLQLHIDMFMGIGGKLFLGLMGLAFIAAIVSGIMLYGPIMKRFDFGMVRTERSTRLKWLDLHNLLGVVTIVWGVVVGFTGVINTASEIVLGLWQMGQLSEMTAPYKNAEPLTGKLSSLDQAVHLTEQAAPGMQPSLIAYPGTPFTSKHHYAVFVKGNTPLTKRIIKPALIDAKKGNLTDLRDMPWYVNALFISQPLHFGDYGGLPLKIIWALFDIATIVILGSGLYLWFARNKATKAHITRLSKNETEILTVQAQNENV; encoded by the coding sequence ATGAGTTCTGTTAAGAAAATCCAGACCTGGTTCCAGATCCACAAGTGGACGAGCCTGATATGCACGGCATTTTTGCTGATGCTTTGCCTTACTGGCCTTCCATTGATATTTCATGAAGAGATTGAGGAACTGGAAGGAAAGCCACACCTGGCAAAACAGGTGGCATTAGGCACGCCGAAAGCCAAACTGGATAATCTTGCAGAAAACGCGCTGACAAAGTATCCCGAAAAGGTTATCCGTTACATTTACTGGGACGAACACGAGCCCAACACCACGTATTTTAGTCTCTCCGATTCCATTGACGCACCGCCGGACAATTACACGACCGTGATCATGGACGACCACACGGCAGAAGTTTTGGAAACGCCCAATTTCCAGGAAGGTTTTATGTATATCATGCTTCAATTGCACATTGATATGTTCATGGGCATTGGCGGCAAGCTATTCCTGGGCTTGATGGGATTGGCATTCATTGCAGCCATTGTTTCCGGCATTATGCTCTACGGCCCGATCATGAAGCGGTTCGATTTTGGAATGGTGCGCACCGAAAGGTCCACCCGGCTAAAATGGCTCGATCTGCACAATTTATTAGGTGTGGTTACGATCGTCTGGGGAGTTGTAGTCGGCTTCACAGGAGTGATTAATACCGCTTCTGAAATTGTCCTAGGCCTTTGGCAAATGGGGCAGCTTTCTGAAATGACTGCACCTTATAAAAATGCTGAACCTTTAACCGGGAAACTAAGCTCCCTCGACCAGGCAGTTCATCTAACCGAACAAGCCGCGCCGGGTATGCAGCCATCCCTGATCGCTTATCCGGGAACGCCATTCACCAGCAAGCACCATTACGCCGTTTTTGTAAAAGGAAATACACCGTTGACGAAACGCATTATCAAACCCGCATTAATTGATGCAAAAAAAGGAAATCTCACCGATTTGCGGGACATGCCGTGGTATGTAAATGCATTGTTCATTTCCCAGCCACTGCATTTTGGGGACTATGGCGGATTACCGCTTAAAATCATCTGGGCACTGTTCGACATTGCGACCATCGTCATTTTGGGGAGCGGCCTATACTTATGGTTTGCACGAAACAAAGCAACGAAGGCACATATCACCAGGCTGAGTAAAAATGAAACCGAGATTTTAACAGTTCAGGCGCAAAACGAAAATGTTTAA
- a CDS encoding RNA polymerase sigma factor, producing the protein MAFFRSKAKMDLTELVRACQRQDSRAQVVFYDRYKSRLLGICLRYARTVAEAEDIFQEGIMKIFSKIGEISKPESVDSWVKTIMIRHAIDYYNQVTRKEILSSSYDNADMEWQVDDHTAVLQRMDVEILMETMNELPDGYRIVVNMYFIDGYKHSEIAQLLGIMEATSRSQLTRGRNLLFKILEQKGIKQHEIL; encoded by the coding sequence ATGGCCTTTTTTAGATCGAAAGCAAAGATGGACCTGACCGAGCTCGTGAGGGCCTGCCAACGGCAGGATTCACGGGCTCAGGTTGTATTTTACGACCGTTATAAGAGCAGGTTGTTGGGCATCTGTTTGCGATATGCCAGAACGGTTGCCGAAGCCGAAGACATATTTCAGGAAGGGATCATGAAAATCTTTTCGAAAATAGGCGAAATATCCAAACCCGAATCTGTCGACAGCTGGGTGAAAACCATCATGATCCGGCATGCAATCGATTACTATAATCAAGTCACCAGGAAAGAGATTCTGAGCAGCTCATACGATAACGCTGACATGGAATGGCAGGTGGATGACCATACCGCCGTATTACAGCGAATGGACGTAGAAATATTAATGGAAACAATGAATGAGCTTCCGGACGGTTATCGCATTGTGGTCAATATGTATTTTATAGACGGATATAAGCATTCTGAAATTGCCCAGCTGCTAGGCATTATGGAGGCGACATCGCGGTCACAACTGACGCGCGGCCGCAACCTACTTTTCAAAATATTAGAACAAAAAGGTATCAAGCAACATGAAATCCTCTGA